The following proteins are encoded in a genomic region of Necator americanus strain Aroian chromosome II, whole genome shotgun sequence:
- a CDS encoding hypothetical protein (NECATOR_CHRII.G4713.T1): MRGKCLPKSFAHIYDTGWNPASTTSWTASGVQLYGPHLEPVENHTELPGIPPAPVLTFVDYEKVFDSVETNAVLSALVDRSVDLSYVRTLTISYDSIQLFHRSLIIPSGKGLQKGDSLSPKLFTAALEWKAKSLSWEEKTIREEGTNPNNLPSADGTLSFREVSVKQ, encoded by the coding sequence ATGAGAGGAAAGTGTTTACCGAAATCATTCGCACATATCTACGACACGGGATGGAACCCTGCCTCAACAACAAGCTGGACTGcttcaggggttcagctgtaTGGCCCACATCTAGAACCCGTCGAGAATCATACAGaattgccgggaataccgcctgcccccgttctaaccttcgtcgactatgaaaaAGTCTTCGACagtgtagaaacgaatgcagtactgtcagcgctggtagATCGAAGTGTGGATCTGTCGTATGTAAGGACATTAACCATTAGCTACGATAgcatacagcttttccaccgctcccTCATTATACCTAGTGGAAAGGGTTTACAGAAAGGCGATAGtctatcgccgaagctgtttaCGGCTGCATTGGAATGGAAAGcgaaatcactttcttgggaagaaaaGACCATACGTGAAGAAGGGACAAATCCTAACAACCTTCCTTCTGCGGACGGAACGctctcttttcgagaagtgtCGGTGAAGCAATAA
- a CDS encoding hypothetical protein (NECATOR_CHRII.G4714.T1), producing MVPSLHFKAGMLSVSIKIFHMRSLKEVLRSTLHAVKQITEEIKPQTVNQSSCHSARRNVNDVIIYV from the exons ATGGTCCCCTCTCTGCACTTCAAAGCCGGGATGTTATCTGTTtctatcaaaatttttcatatgCGTAGCTTGAAG GAAGTGTTGAGATCAACACTTCATGCTGTCAAACAAATCACTGAAGAGATCAAACCTCAAACTGTCAATCAATCATCATGTCATTCAGCCAGGAG GAACGTTAACGACGTTATCATTTATGTGTAA